A genome region from Pseudomonas sp. N3-W includes the following:
- a CDS encoding beta-ketoacyl-ACP synthase III encodes MHNVVISGTGLYTPANSISNEELVQSFNTYVAQFNADNADAIARGEVEALTESNAAFIEKASGIKSRFVMDKDGILDPARMAPRLPERSNDEWSVLCQMAIGAAEQALQRAGKTAADIDGVIVACSNLQRAYPAIAIEVQEALGIQGFGFDMNVACSSATFGIQAASNSVQLGQARAILMVNPEVCTGHLNFRDRDSHFIFGDAATAVIIERADLATSKHQFDIVSTKLLTKFSNNIRNNFGFLNRAAEEGIGSKDKLFVQEGRKVFRDVCPMVAELISVHLEENQLNISDVKRFWLHQANLSMNHLIVKKLLGREATEVEAPVILDTYANTSSAGSVIAFHTYQDDLEAGSLAVLSSFGAGYSIGSVILRKR; translated from the coding sequence ATGCATAATGTCGTCATCAGCGGCACCGGCCTGTACACCCCGGCCAACAGCATTTCCAACGAAGAGCTGGTGCAATCTTTCAATACCTATGTCGCGCAATTCAACGCCGACAATGCCGATGCTATCGCGCGCGGTGAAGTCGAGGCGTTGACCGAGTCCAACGCGGCGTTTATCGAAAAAGCCTCTGGCATCAAGAGCCGCTTTGTCATGGACAAGGACGGCATTCTCGATCCGGCGCGTATGGCGCCACGCCTGCCCGAGCGCTCGAACGACGAATGGTCGGTACTCTGCCAGATGGCCATTGGCGCCGCCGAGCAAGCCTTGCAGCGCGCCGGCAAGACCGCCGCGGATATCGATGGCGTGATCGTCGCCTGCTCCAATCTGCAACGTGCCTACCCGGCCATCGCCATCGAAGTCCAGGAAGCCCTGGGCATTCAGGGTTTCGGTTTTGACATGAACGTTGCCTGTTCGTCGGCGACCTTCGGCATCCAGGCTGCCAGCAACAGCGTGCAACTGGGCCAGGCCCGGGCGATCCTGATGGTCAACCCGGAAGTCTGCACCGGTCACCTGAACTTCCGTGACCGCGACAGCCATTTCATCTTCGGCGACGCGGCCACTGCCGTGATCATCGAACGTGCCGATCTGGCAACGTCCAAACACCAGTTCGACATTGTCAGTACCAAACTGCTGACCAAGTTCTCCAACAACATCCGCAACAACTTCGGCTTCCTCAACCGAGCGGCGGAAGAGGGCATCGGCTCCAAAGACAAACTGTTCGTGCAGGAAGGCCGCAAGGTGTTTCGTGACGTGTGCCCGATGGTGGCAGAGTTGATCAGCGTGCATCTGGAAGAGAACCAGCTGAACATCAGCGACGTGAAGCGCTTCTGGCTGCACCAGGCCAACCTCAGCATGAACCACCTGATCGTCAAGAAACTGCTGGGCCGCGAAGCCACCGAAGTGGAAGCCCCGGTGATTCTCGACACCTACGCCAACACCAGTTCCGCAGGTTCGGTGATTGCGTTTCACACGTATCAGGATGATCTTGAGGCGGGCTCGCTGGCTGTACTCAGCTCGTTCGGTGCCGGGTATTCGATTGGTAGCGTGATTCTGCGCAAGCGTTGA